The following coding sequences lie in one Phalacrocorax aristotelis chromosome 2, bGulAri2.1, whole genome shotgun sequence genomic window:
- the MRS2 gene encoding magnesium transporter MRS2 homolog, mitochondrial isoform X2: MLRAGLLPRGLGRPRGAPPGRGASGYCCCCCSCWAPRGWAGGGGGRLRAALGLPPGRGRAAGLAVPPPLCAWGLRWAGKFYQRATTEASQATLASVSPVFAVMKLDKEGNTTYFEKKKTELYQELGLQARDLRFQHLMSIATRNNRIILRMEFLKAVITPEFLLILDYRNLNLEHWLFNELASQLAGEGQLVTYSLPFEFRAIEAILQYRISKLQGRLNTLQPQILETLEALVDPKLLSVDRSKLHILLQNGKSEESTSGIDHAEEMELLLENYYRQAEDLANEARELRVLIDDSESIIFINLDSHRNVMMRLNLQLTMGTFSLSLFGLIGVAFGMNLESSLEEDPRIFWLVTGIMFLGSGLIWRRLLSFLGRHLEPPLPPHVPAVLKKSQPAFGRVEIKNNLKAETFGLSRSTLTNQ, from the exons ATGCTGCGTGCTGGGCTGCTTCCCCGCGGCCTGGGCCGCCCCCGCggggccccgccgggccgcggCGCCTCCggttactgctgctgctgctgctcctgctgggcGCCCCGCGGctgggcgggcggcggcggcggccgcctgCGGGCCGCCCTGGGGCTGCCGCCGGGCCGCGGCCGGGCCGCGGGGCTGGCGGTGCCGCCGCCGTTGTGCGCATGGGGGCTGCGCTGGGCGG GTAAATTTTATCAACGTGCAACAACAGAGGCCTCCCAAGCCACTTTAGCCAGCGTGTCTCCTGTTTTTGCAGTG ATGAAGCTTGACAAAGAGGGTAATACTACCTATTTTG aaaagaagaaaacagaattgtaCCAGGAACTGGGTCTTCAAGCTCGAGATCTAAGATTTCAACACCTAATGAGCATTGCTACTAGGAACAACAGGATCATCCTGAGAATGGAG TTCTTGAAGGCTGTCATAACACCAGAGTTTCTTCTGATACTAGATTATCGTAATTTAAATCTGGAACACTGGCTCTTCAATGAACTAGCATCTCAGCTGGCTGGGGAAGGTCAACTAGTTACATATTCCCTGCCCTTTGAATTCCGAGCCATAGAAGCAATCCTGCAGTACCGG ATCAGCAAACTGCAGGGAAGACTTAACACTTTGCAGCCTCAGATCCTTGAGACACTGGAAGCTCTAGTGGACCCCAAGCTTTTGTCTGTGGATAGGAGTAAACTACACATTCTCCTGCAAAATGGCAAGAG TGAGGAGAGTACGTCTGGGATTGACCATGCAGAGGaaatggagctgctgctggagaactACTACAGACAAGCAGAAGATCTTGCAAATGAAGCTCGTGAACTCAGAGTACTGATTGACGACTCAGAAAGCATAATCTTTATCAACCTGGACAG CCACCGTAATGTCATGATGAGACTGAACTTGCAGCTGACTATGGGGACTTTCTCGCTCTCTCTGTTTGGACTCATAGGAGTTGCATTTGGTATGAACTTGGAGTCATCTCTTGAAGAG GACCCCAGAATATTTTGGTTGGTGACGGGGATTATGTTTCTGGGAAGTGGTCTGATATGGCGAcgcttgctttccttccttggGCGGCACCTAGAACCTCCACTACCTCCTCAC GTTCctgcagttttgaaaaaatCACAGCCAGCGTTTGGAAGAGTGGAGATAAAGAACAACCtcaaagcagaaacatttggGCTGAGCAGAAGCACATTAACAAACCAATAG
- the MRS2 gene encoding magnesium transporter MRS2 homolog, mitochondrial isoform X1, with protein sequence MLRAGLLPRGLGRPRGAPPGRGASGYCCCCCSCWAPRGWAGGGGGRLRAALGLPPGRGRAAGLAVPPPLCAWGLRWAGKFYQRATTEASQATLASVSPVFAVMKLDKEGNTTYFEKKKTELYQELGLQARDLRFQHLMSIATRNNRIILRMEFLKAVITPEFLLILDYRNLNLEHWLFNELASQLAGEGQLVTYSLPFEFRAIEAILQYRISKLQGRLNTLQPQILETLEALVDPKLLSVDRSKLHILLQNGKSLSELETDLKVFKETILEILDEEELIEELCLSKWTDPQVFEESTSGIDHAEEMELLLENYYRQAEDLANEARELRVLIDDSESIIFINLDSHRNVMMRLNLQLTMGTFSLSLFGLIGVAFGMNLESSLEEDPRIFWLVTGIMFLGSGLIWRRLLSFLGRHLEPPLPPHVPAVLKKSQPAFGRVEIKNNLKAETFGLSRSTLTNQ encoded by the exons ATGCTGCGTGCTGGGCTGCTTCCCCGCGGCCTGGGCCGCCCCCGCggggccccgccgggccgcggCGCCTCCggttactgctgctgctgctgctcctgctgggcGCCCCGCGGctgggcgggcggcggcggcggccgcctgCGGGCCGCCCTGGGGCTGCCGCCGGGCCGCGGCCGGGCCGCGGGGCTGGCGGTGCCGCCGCCGTTGTGCGCATGGGGGCTGCGCTGGGCGG GTAAATTTTATCAACGTGCAACAACAGAGGCCTCCCAAGCCACTTTAGCCAGCGTGTCTCCTGTTTTTGCAGTG ATGAAGCTTGACAAAGAGGGTAATACTACCTATTTTG aaaagaagaaaacagaattgtaCCAGGAACTGGGTCTTCAAGCTCGAGATCTAAGATTTCAACACCTAATGAGCATTGCTACTAGGAACAACAGGATCATCCTGAGAATGGAG TTCTTGAAGGCTGTCATAACACCAGAGTTTCTTCTGATACTAGATTATCGTAATTTAAATCTGGAACACTGGCTCTTCAATGAACTAGCATCTCAGCTGGCTGGGGAAGGTCAACTAGTTACATATTCCCTGCCCTTTGAATTCCGAGCCATAGAAGCAATCCTGCAGTACCGG ATCAGCAAACTGCAGGGAAGACTTAACACTTTGCAGCCTCAGATCCTTGAGACACTGGAAGCTCTAGTGGACCCCAAGCTTTTGTCTGTGGATAGGAGTAAACTACACATTCTCCTGCAAAATGGCAAGAG CTTGTCAGAACTGGAAACAGATCTTaaagttttcaaagaaacaatTCTGGAGATCTTAGATGAAGAAGAATTAATAGAAGAGCTCTGTCTATCTAAATGGACTGATCCACAAGTATT TGAGGAGAGTACGTCTGGGATTGACCATGCAGAGGaaatggagctgctgctggagaactACTACAGACAAGCAGAAGATCTTGCAAATGAAGCTCGTGAACTCAGAGTACTGATTGACGACTCAGAAAGCATAATCTTTATCAACCTGGACAG CCACCGTAATGTCATGATGAGACTGAACTTGCAGCTGACTATGGGGACTTTCTCGCTCTCTCTGTTTGGACTCATAGGAGTTGCATTTGGTATGAACTTGGAGTCATCTCTTGAAGAG GACCCCAGAATATTTTGGTTGGTGACGGGGATTATGTTTCTGGGAAGTGGTCTGATATGGCGAcgcttgctttccttccttggGCGGCACCTAGAACCTCCACTACCTCCTCAC GTTCctgcagttttgaaaaaatCACAGCCAGCGTTTGGAAGAGTGGAGATAAAGAACAACCtcaaagcagaaacatttggGCTGAGCAGAAGCACATTAACAAACCAATAG